A stretch of the Panicum virgatum strain AP13 chromosome 9N, P.virgatum_v5, whole genome shotgun sequence genome encodes the following:
- the LOC120693158 gene encoding nodulation protein H-like, with translation MLLQDRMSVYSLKGSKGPVFPLRSILVFFIALFGFYVCYFSFNQLTFENEEELNSEEEEQTKNICRKPAVPHEQRRYLHFPKPTTYDRGECACTPVRFFVIVSMQRSGSGWFETLLNSHPNVSSNGEIFSVRDRRENISTILGTLDKLYSMDWLTSAAKNECTAAFGLKWMLNQGLMEHHQDIVDYLNSKGAMVILLFRRNTLRRLISVLANNYDRRTKQLNGIHKSHVHSKEEAEILARFKPKMDVSTLIPSIRNAEHSMRTCLGHFRKTRHMILYYEDVIRDKNALSRVQEFLGVPVTKLSSQHVKIHTRPLPDLVENWEDVSEMLNGTKYTQFLDDADYVK, from the exons ATGCTATTGCAAGACAGAATG AGTGTTTACTCATTAAAAGGTTCTAAAGGTCCAGTGTTTCCTCTACGATCAATCCTCGTCTTCTTCATTGCATTATTCGGCTTCTATGTCTGCTACTTCTCCTTTAATCAGTTAACTTTCGAAAATGAAGAAGAATTGAAcagcgaagaagaagaacaaacaaaaaatatttgcaGAAAACCTGCAGTTCCACATGAGCAGAGGCGATATTTGCACTTCCCAAAACCTACGACTTATGACAG GGGCGAATGCGCTTGTACCCCAGTTCGTTTCTTTGTTATTGTATCTATGCAAAGATCAGGAAGTGGGTGGTTTGAGACTTTGCTGAACAGCCACCCTAATGTCAGCTCAAATGGTGAAATCTTCTCAGTGAGAGATAGAAGAGAAAACATCTCGACTATTTTGGGGACTCTTGATAAATTGTATAGCATGGACTGGCTCACTAGTGCAGCAAAAAATGAATGCACAGCAGCATTTGGATTGAAGTGGATGCTAAATCAG GGACTCATGGAGCACCATCAAGACATTGTTGATTATTTAAATAGCAAAGGGGCTATGGTGATTCTTCTCTTCAGGAGGAATACATTACGGAGGCTTATCTCTGTGTTGGCTAACAACTACGATAGAAGAACAAAGCAATTGAATGGCATCCATAAATCACACGTTCACTCAAAAGAGGAG GCTGAAATACTCGCAAGATTCAAACCAAAGATGGACGTGTCAACTCTGATCCCAAGCATCAGAAACGCTGAACATTCCATGAGAACTTGCTTGGGCCACTTCCGAAAAACGCGCCACATGATCCTCTATTACGAGGATGTGATCCGCGACAAAAAT GCATTGTCCCGGGTGCAGGAATTCCTCGGAGTTCCGGTGACCAAACTGTCCAGCCAGCATGTGAAGATCCACACCAGGCCCCTCCCGGACCTCGTCGAGAACTGGGAGGATGTGAGCGAGATGCTGAACGGGACAAAGTATACTCAGTTTCTTGATGACGCAGACTATGTCAAGTGA
- the LOC120691546 gene encoding serine/arginine-rich SC35-like splicing factor SCL28 isoform X4 translates to MAGYRSRSPSRSYSPRRRYSRSPPRRKRYDDPRDRYRGGGGGGGGARRGYGRPSAQSGLLIRNISLTTRPEDIRVPFEEFSPVKDVYLPRNFHTRELRGFGFVKFRYPEDAAVAKQEMNHQVIGGREISIVYAEENRKTPQEMRMRTRISGRYMDRRYTRRSLSRSPRSHSHSYSPTPSPDRHDFRGRDSRGNYLPGVSYSPRPQNNRHYRSGSRSPSPDVCKPQMSPITDGHGPAVVSSPR, encoded by the exons ATGGCCGGCTACCGCAGCCGGAGTCCGAGCCGAAGCTATAGCCCTCGGAGGCGATACAGCCGGAGCCCTCCTAGGCGCAAGCGCTACGACGACCCCCGTGACCGCTACCGcgggggtgggggcggcggtggcggagcccGGCGTGGGTACGGTCGGCCGTCGGCGCAGTCCGGTCTCCTCATCCGCAACATCTCCCTCACAACCAG GCCAGAAGATATTCGTGTTCCATTTGAGGAATTCAGCCCTGTAAAGGATGTCTATCTTCCAAGAAACTTCCACACCAG AGAACTTCGTGGTTTTGGATTCGTGAAATTCCGATACCCTGAGGATGCTGCGGTGGCCAAGCAAGAGATGAATCATCAAGTTATAGGTGGCCGAGAGATTTCAATAGTTTATGCTGAAGAGAATAGAAAGACACCCCAAGAAATGCGCATGAGAACAAGAATAAG TGGTAGGTACATGGACAGAAGGTACACAAGGCGATCACTATCTAGATCTCCAAGGTCTCATTCTCACT CTTATTCACCCACACCATCTCCGGATAGGCATGACTTCAG GGGCCGGGACAGCCGTGGCAATTACTTGCCTGGGGTTTCGTACTCTCCGCGTCCTCAGAATAACAGGCACTACAGGTCAGGTAGTCGATCTCCAAGCCCAGATGTGTGCAAACCTCAGATGTCACCAATCACCGATGGGCATGGACCAGCTGTTGTATCCAG CCCCAGATAA
- the LOC120690837 gene encoding probable protein S-acyltransferase 17, with translation MEVPWLLVAHGLVTALVVVSFLCGQWPIFEGTFVQSINHFLTFGAYHYLLRFVQVVCGNGARDLVLGVEQYCCDRPNPILQVFYVAIIGVTYFIFVQTSFKYIPGYYVSGWHRYLSIVAVAVGAILFVLTSFSDPGTVTAENVSQYVSAYPYDNIIFVEKECSTCKIPRPARAKHCRICDKCVARFDHHCGWMNNCIGEKNTRYFVAFLVWHFLLCVYGTVVLCFILAGEIKERKVIYILTAYYGIKNSFSGLFPHVAQWLLALHNTQILLSVFLAILALLLGGFCAYHAHLCLTNTTTNESFKWQDYIMWMKKENEAKANAAALKASMGSANSDAHKTPPSKWRAFFVRSRRPSVEPVVKNNIYDRGMIRNMFEVIVPLSERKSFSRRKSD, from the exons atggagGTGCCGTGGCTGCTGGTGGCCCACGGGTTGGTGACGGCGCTGGTGGTGGTGTCGTTCCTGTGCGGGCAGTGGCCCATCTTCGAGGGCACCTTCGTCCAGAGCATCAACCACTTCCTCACCTTCGGCGCTTACCACTACCTCCT ACGGTTCGTGCAGGTGGTGTGCGGCAACGGGGCCAGGGATCTCGTCCTCGGCGTCGAGCAGTACTGCTGCGACCGGCCCAACCCGATCCTGCAG GTGTTTTATGTTGCCATAATTGGGGTCACATATTTTATATTTGTGCAGACATCTTTCAAGTATATTCCTGGGTATTATGTTAGTGGATGGCACAG ATATTTGAGCatcgttgctgttgctgttggtgCTATACTCTTCGTGCTCACTAGCTTTTCTGATCCTGGGACCGTTACTGCTGAGAATGTCTCTCAATATGTATCTGCCTACCCATATGACAACATTATCTTTGTGGAGAAAGAATGCTCTACTTGCAAGATTCCTAG ACCAGCCAGGGCAAAGCACTGCAGAATATGTGATAAATGTGTTGCTCGATTTGATCACCATTGCGGATGGATG AATAATTGCATTGGGGAGAAAAATACTCGCTATTTTGTGGCCTTTTTGGTTTG GCATTTTCTTCTATGTGTGTATGGCACAGTAGTCCTTTGCTTCATTCTTGCTGGTGAAATAAAAGAGAGGAAAGTCATCTACATTCTCACAG CTTATTATGGTATTAAGAACTCATTCTCGGGATTATTTCCACATGTTGCACAG TGGTTGCTTGCTCTGCATAACACACAGATACTTCTGAGTGTATTTTTGGCTATACTAGCATTGCTTCTTGGTGGTTTCTGCGCGTATCATGCACATCTTTGTTTAACAAACACAACAACCAATGAG TCATTCAAATGGCAAGACTACATCATGTGGATGAAAAAGGAGAATGAAGCAAAGGCAAATGCTGCTGCACTCAAGGCCAGCATGGGCTCAGCTAACAGCGATGCCCACAAAACTCCTCCAAGCAAATGGAGGGCATTCTTCGTAAGGTCCAGAAGACCGAGTGTGGAACCAGTTGTGAAAAACAACATATATGACCGAGGCATGATTAGAAATATGTTCGAGGTGATTGTCCCTTTGTCAGAGCGGAAGTCGTTTTCCCGAAGGAAATCAGACTGA
- the LOC120691546 gene encoding serine/arginine-rich SC35-like splicing factor SCL28 isoform X3, with translation MAGYRSRSPSRSYSPRRRYSRSPPRRKRYDDPRDRYRGGGGGGGGARRGYGRPSAQSGLLIRNISLTTRPEDIRVPFEEFSPVKDVYLPRNFHTRELRGFGFVKFRYPEDAAVAKQEMNHQVIGGREISIVYAEENRKTPQEMRMRTRISSGRYMDRRYTRRSLSRSPRSHSHSYSPTPSPDRHDFRGRDSRGNYLPGVSYSPRPQNNRHYRSGSRSPSPDVCKPQMSPITDGHGPAVVSSPR, from the exons ATGGCCGGCTACCGCAGCCGGAGTCCGAGCCGAAGCTATAGCCCTCGGAGGCGATACAGCCGGAGCCCTCCTAGGCGCAAGCGCTACGACGACCCCCGTGACCGCTACCGcgggggtgggggcggcggtggcggagcccGGCGTGGGTACGGTCGGCCGTCGGCGCAGTCCGGTCTCCTCATCCGCAACATCTCCCTCACAACCAG GCCAGAAGATATTCGTGTTCCATTTGAGGAATTCAGCCCTGTAAAGGATGTCTATCTTCCAAGAAACTTCCACACCAG AGAACTTCGTGGTTTTGGATTCGTGAAATTCCGATACCCTGAGGATGCTGCGGTGGCCAAGCAAGAGATGAATCATCAAGTTATAGGTGGCCGAGAGATTTCAATAGTTTATGCTGAAGAGAATAGAAAGACACCCCAAGAAATGCGCATGAGAACAAGAATAAG TAGTGGTAGGTACATGGACAGAAGGTACACAAGGCGATCACTATCTAGATCTCCAAGGTCTCATTCTCACT CTTATTCACCCACACCATCTCCGGATAGGCATGACTTCAG GGGCCGGGACAGCCGTGGCAATTACTTGCCTGGGGTTTCGTACTCTCCGCGTCCTCAGAATAACAGGCACTACAGGTCAGGTAGTCGATCTCCAAGCCCAGATGTGTGCAAACCTCAGATGTCACCAATCACCGATGGGCATGGACCAGCTGTTGTATCCAG CCCCAGATAA
- the LOC120691546 gene encoding serine/arginine-rich SC35-like splicing factor SCL28 isoform X2, whose product MAGYRSRSPSRSYSPRRRYSRSPPRRKRYDDPRDRYRGGGGGGGGARRGYGRPSAQSGLLIRNISLTTRPEDIRVPFEEFSPVKDVYLPRNFHTRELRGFGFVKFRYPEDAAVAKQEMNHQVIGGREISIVYAEENRKTPQEMRMRTRISGRYMDRRYTRRSLSRSPRSHSHSYSPTPSPDRHDFRGRDSRGNYLPGVSYSPRPQNNRHYRSGSRSPSPDVCKPQMSPITDGHGPAVVSRSTPHS is encoded by the exons ATGGCCGGCTACCGCAGCCGGAGTCCGAGCCGAAGCTATAGCCCTCGGAGGCGATACAGCCGGAGCCCTCCTAGGCGCAAGCGCTACGACGACCCCCGTGACCGCTACCGcgggggtgggggcggcggtggcggagcccGGCGTGGGTACGGTCGGCCGTCGGCGCAGTCCGGTCTCCTCATCCGCAACATCTCCCTCACAACCAG GCCAGAAGATATTCGTGTTCCATTTGAGGAATTCAGCCCTGTAAAGGATGTCTATCTTCCAAGAAACTTCCACACCAG AGAACTTCGTGGTTTTGGATTCGTGAAATTCCGATACCCTGAGGATGCTGCGGTGGCCAAGCAAGAGATGAATCATCAAGTTATAGGTGGCCGAGAGATTTCAATAGTTTATGCTGAAGAGAATAGAAAGACACCCCAAGAAATGCGCATGAGAACAAGAATAAG TGGTAGGTACATGGACAGAAGGTACACAAGGCGATCACTATCTAGATCTCCAAGGTCTCATTCTCACT CTTATTCACCCACACCATCTCCGGATAGGCATGACTTCAG GGGCCGGGACAGCCGTGGCAATTACTTGCCTGGGGTTTCGTACTCTCCGCGTCCTCAGAATAACAGGCACTACAGGTCAGGTAGTCGATCTCCAAGCCCAGATGTGTGCAAACCTCAGATGTCACCAATCACCGATGGGCATGGACCAGCTGTTGTATCCAGGTCCACACCTCACTCTTAA
- the LOC120691546 gene encoding serine/arginine-rich SC35-like splicing factor SCL28 isoform X1 yields the protein MAGYRSRSPSRSYSPRRRYSRSPPRRKRYDDPRDRYRGGGGGGGGARRGYGRPSAQSGLLIRNISLTTRPEDIRVPFEEFSPVKDVYLPRNFHTRELRGFGFVKFRYPEDAAVAKQEMNHQVIGGREISIVYAEENRKTPQEMRMRTRISSGRYMDRRYTRRSLSRSPRSHSHSYSPTPSPDRHDFRGRDSRGNYLPGVSYSPRPQNNRHYRSGSRSPSPDVCKPQMSPITDGHGPAVVSRSTPHS from the exons ATGGCCGGCTACCGCAGCCGGAGTCCGAGCCGAAGCTATAGCCCTCGGAGGCGATACAGCCGGAGCCCTCCTAGGCGCAAGCGCTACGACGACCCCCGTGACCGCTACCGcgggggtgggggcggcggtggcggagcccGGCGTGGGTACGGTCGGCCGTCGGCGCAGTCCGGTCTCCTCATCCGCAACATCTCCCTCACAACCAG GCCAGAAGATATTCGTGTTCCATTTGAGGAATTCAGCCCTGTAAAGGATGTCTATCTTCCAAGAAACTTCCACACCAG AGAACTTCGTGGTTTTGGATTCGTGAAATTCCGATACCCTGAGGATGCTGCGGTGGCCAAGCAAGAGATGAATCATCAAGTTATAGGTGGCCGAGAGATTTCAATAGTTTATGCTGAAGAGAATAGAAAGACACCCCAAGAAATGCGCATGAGAACAAGAATAAG TAGTGGTAGGTACATGGACAGAAGGTACACAAGGCGATCACTATCTAGATCTCCAAGGTCTCATTCTCACT CTTATTCACCCACACCATCTCCGGATAGGCATGACTTCAG GGGCCGGGACAGCCGTGGCAATTACTTGCCTGGGGTTTCGTACTCTCCGCGTCCTCAGAATAACAGGCACTACAGGTCAGGTAGTCGATCTCCAAGCCCAGATGTGTGCAAACCTCAGATGTCACCAATCACCGATGGGCATGGACCAGCTGTTGTATCCAGGTCCACACCTCACTCTTAA